The Candidatus Uhrbacteria bacterium genome has a segment encoding these proteins:
- a CDS encoding cation-translocating P-type ATPase encodes MKTQLKILGMHCASCALTTEQALKKVPGVIEARVNYASERASIEHGEHVHLETLVNAVRDNGYDAVDEHAKHGESHLTHGGYIDMRGLVIAGVLALPLIASMFVMLPTPVLAISAWILVLVLGWKFHVGTWNDVRHFRAGMDALVTVGTGSALCGVRMRC; translated from the coding sequence ATGAAAACTCAATTAAAGATTCTTGGGATGCATTGCGCTTCATGCGCGCTTACGACCGAGCAGGCTTTGAAGAAGGTTCCGGGAGTCATCGAGGCAAGGGTTAACTACGCGAGTGAGCGTGCCTCTATTGAGCATGGCGAGCACGTCCACTTGGAAACTCTCGTGAATGCCGTGCGGGATAATGGATATGATGCGGTTGATGAGCATGCAAAACATGGAGAGAGCCATCTGACGCATGGCGGATACATCGATATGCGCGGGCTTGTGATCGCCGGAGTCCTTGCCTTGCCTTTGATCGCCAGTATGTTTGTGATGTTACCGACGCCTGTCCTTGCGATCAGTGCTTGGATTTTAGTTCTCGTGCTTGGTTGGAAATTTCATGTTGGAACTTGGAATGATGTTCGGCATTTCCGAGCGGGAATGGATGCCTTAGTGACGGTCGGAACGGGTTCCGCGCTTTGTGGAGTACGTATGCGATGCTGA
- a CDS encoding copper-translocating P-type ATPase produces the protein MLIGSADVYFEVAGIVVFFLLLGKWLEARQRMQAGTAIEVLLSLHAKEAHCLKPDGTTEDVDAALLRPDDRCLVKSGERIPMDGVIEKGHSSIDESMLTGESIPVEKHAGDLVYGATVNGTGSFTMKVTVKPGESALDAIVATVQHALATKSPVEKLVDKISGVFVPIVIVLAIVTFGVWLWVMGTGLGEAIKHAVTVLIVACPCALGLATPAAIMVGTGAGAKRGILVKEGSALEAARRVNLVMFDKTGTLTEGKPTVTDIIPAEGVSEKELLSLAAGLELASEHPLASAVLAVATERGVSVAHIEEFKAMTGKGVQAMHEGHEVRLGTEAFLKEVGAILSSTDANQLTVLRHEAKTVILVAKDGKYLGAIAARDRLKSDAAGAIKKLREHGIETGLITGDHRMTADAVAKELGIDMVLSEISPSGKSEEVKRLQEAGKKVAFVGDGMNDAPALAQADLGIAMGTGTDVAIATGQIVLMNGSPSKAADALWLARRTFQTIRQNLFWAFAYNVVLIPLAMTGVVNPIFAGLAMAFSSVSVLANSLRISRSLHA, from the coding sequence ATGCTGATTGGTTCTGCCGATGTGTATTTTGAGGTTGCTGGCATTGTCGTATTCTTCTTACTGCTTGGGAAATGGTTGGAGGCGCGTCAGCGTATGCAGGCAGGTACCGCGATCGAGGTTTTGCTTTCTTTGCATGCCAAGGAGGCGCATTGTTTGAAGCCGGATGGAACAACGGAGGATGTAGACGCGGCTTTGCTCCGGCCGGATGATCGATGTCTTGTGAAAAGCGGTGAACGCATTCCGATGGATGGCGTGATCGAAAAGGGCCATTCATCCATCGACGAGTCTATGCTGACGGGGGAGTCGATTCCTGTTGAAAAGCATGCCGGCGACTTGGTGTACGGTGCGACGGTGAACGGTACGGGATCGTTTACGATGAAGGTGACGGTTAAACCGGGTGAGTCGGCGTTGGATGCGATTGTGGCAACGGTTCAGCATGCGCTTGCGACTAAGTCGCCTGTCGAAAAGCTTGTCGACAAGATCTCCGGTGTTTTTGTTCCGATCGTTATTGTCTTGGCGATCGTGACGTTTGGTGTTTGGTTATGGGTTATGGGTACTGGGTTGGGTGAAGCGATTAAGCATGCCGTAACCGTTCTTATCGTTGCCTGTCCTTGTGCGCTCGGATTGGCGACACCGGCTGCCATTATGGTCGGGACGGGTGCGGGGGCTAAGCGCGGGATTCTTGTGAAGGAAGGATCGGCGCTTGAGGCGGCGCGGCGTGTGAATCTTGTGATGTTTGATAAGACGGGGACGCTTACGGAAGGGAAGCCGACGGTTACGGACATTATTCCTGCGGAAGGTGTATCGGAGAAGGAGTTGCTTTCCCTTGCCGCCGGTCTCGAGCTTGCCTCGGAACATCCGCTTGCGAGTGCCGTGCTTGCGGTGGCGACGGAGCGCGGTGTATCGGTCGCGCACATCGAGGAGTTTAAGGCGATGACAGGTAAGGGCGTACAAGCGATGCATGAGGGTCACGAAGTTCGTTTGGGAACGGAAGCATTTTTGAAGGAGGTGGGAGCAATATTGTCCTCAACGGATGCAAATCAGCTCACGGTTCTCCGTCATGAAGCCAAGACGGTGATTCTTGTCGCAAAGGATGGGAAATATCTTGGAGCGATTGCGGCGCGTGACAGATTAAAGAGCGATGCGGCGGGAGCGATTAAGAAGCTTCGTGAACATGGCATTGAAACGGGGCTCATCACGGGCGATCATCGCATGACGGCGGATGCTGTCGCCAAGGAACTCGGTATCGATATGGTTTTGTCTGAAATTTCACCGTCGGGAAAGTCGGAGGAGGTGAAGCGGCTTCAGGAGGCTGGAAAAAAAGTCGCGTTTGTTGGCGATGGGATGAATGATGCGCCGGCACTTGCGCAGGCCGACCTTGGAATCGCCATGGGAACGGGAACGGATGTGGCGATTGCGACCGGACAGATCGTACTCATGAATGGTTCGCCGTCCAAAGCGGCTGACGCGCTCTGGCTTGCACGTAGAACCTTCCAGACGATACGCCAGAATTTGTTTTGGGCGTTTGCGTATAACGTTGTGTTGATTCCGCTTGCGATGACTGGCGTTGTGAATCCGATTTTTGCCGGACTTGCCATGGCGTTCTCGAGTGTTAGTGTACTGGCCAATAGCTTACGCATTTCGCGAAGTCTACACGCTTAA
- a CDS encoding disulfide bond formation protein B produces MNNMRPYLYPVAFLQAVVAMTGSLYFSEVMHLVPCVLCWYQRITMYPLVAILFVGMYFKDSKVYRYVLPLAIIGLLIATYHVVLYYAVNWGIRPDWVGPCVAGVSCTTRYIEWLGFITIPLLSWVAHLVIAVLMGLAWKSEKRVG; encoded by the coding sequence ATGAATAACATGCGCCCATATCTTTATCCCGTCGCATTTCTACAAGCGGTTGTGGCCATGACGGGGAGCTTGTACTTCAGCGAGGTGATGCACTTGGTGCCGTGCGTCTTGTGTTGGTACCAGCGCATCACGATGTATCCGCTGGTCGCGATCCTGTTTGTTGGAATGTATTTTAAGGATTCGAAAGTGTATCGATACGTTTTGCCGCTCGCGATTATCGGTCTTTTAATTGCGACTTACCACGTTGTTTTGTACTACGCCGTGAATTGGGGGATTCGTCCGGATTGGGTGGGGCCGTGTGTTGCGGGCGTTTCTTGTACGACGCGGTATATTGAGTGGCTTGGGTTTATCACGATTCCACTTTTGTCTTGGGTAGCGCACTTGGTTATTGCGGTTTTGATGGGGTTGGCTTGGAAATCGGAGAAGCGGGTGGGTTGA